One Mangifera indica cultivar Alphonso chromosome 4, CATAS_Mindica_2.1, whole genome shotgun sequence genomic region harbors:
- the LOC123213278 gene encoding thioredoxin M3, chloroplastic → MASTNSSCFSSAHLAASRVPSLPSRTLTPSANTISFSFRLLPKTATLKTRKAPFSLKILCMRESKAVVVTKDSWEKSILKSDTPVLVEFYASWCGPCRMVHRVIDEIAGEYTGKLKCYMLNTDSDLQIAEDYEVKAVPVVLLFKNGVKRETVVGTMPKDFYISAIERVLES, encoded by the exons ATGGCTTCTACTAATTCTTCTTGTTTCTCTTCTGCCCATTTGGCTGCTTCACGTGTCCCTTCGCTTCCTTCTCGTACCCTCACCCCCAGCGCCAACACAATCTCCTTTTCCTTCCGCTTGCTGCCCAAAACGGCAACTCTCAAGACCCGAAAGGCACCTTTTTCACTTAAGATACTTTGTATGCGTGAATCTAAAG CTGTGGTGGTTACTAAAGACTCATGGGAGAAGTCAATTCTAAAAAGTGATACACCTGTTCTAGTTGAATTTTATGCAAGTTGGTGTGGTCCGTGCCGGATGGTCCATCGGGTAATTGATGAGATTGCTGGAGAGTATACTGGGAAACTTAAATGCTATATGCTCAACACAGACTCTGACTTGCAGATCGCTGAGGACTATGAAGTCAAGGCTGTTCCTGTTGTGTTGCTGTTTAAGAATGGAGTAAAACGTGAAACTGTGGTCGGAACCATGCCTAAGGATTTCTATATTTCTGCTATAGAGAGGGTTCTGGAATCATAA
- the LOC123214678 gene encoding uncharacterized protein LOC123214678: MANLSTSTSIVCSDSLEQKGVHMVESNMDVQSSMSLQNQSSDGPVAILWDIENCPVPSDVRPEDVAGNIRMALRVHPVIKGAVMMFSAYGDFNSFPRRLREGCQRTGVKLIDVPNGRKDAADKAILVDMFLFALDNRPPSSIMLISGDVDFAPALHILGQRGYTVILVIPSGVGVSSALCNAGKFVWDWPSVARGEGFVPPAKALMAPRGAPDLAGYLMGCHINDCTDPQNEEEAIVYRGILQSYYKSKDFSFMSQSLSEYASTSTINLPYLPPSLRTQSLPPGLNEVSTGPVSSVEQNDYTMWVQPGDINGLKAQMVKLLELSGGCLPLTRVPAEYQKLFGRPLYVAEYGAYKLVNLFKKLGETMAIEGRGQRKFVYLRNLKAGPSAVLARKDKKVKGSQEENVNISGACGSSDELSDDERVVVEEHDVGRNQVKTNIGMVNQPEIDDQNLKQFKHELQEILVSYSCQIFLGCFEAIYQQRYKRALDYQRFGVDQLEELFEKMSDVVVLHEEPVSRRKFLVAVGG, from the coding sequence ATGGCTAATCTGAGCACATCAACATCAATAGTTTGTTCAGATTCCTTAGAACAGAAGGGAGTTCATATGGTGGAATCAAATATGGACGTGCAAAGTTCAATGAGCCTGCAAAACCAATCTTCAGATGGTCCTGTTGCTATCCTTTGGGACATTGAGAACTGCCCTGTCCCAAGTGATGTCCGCCCGGAAGACGTAGCTGGCAATATAAGAATGGCTTTGCGGGTGCATCCTGTGATTAAAGGAGCTGTTATGATGTTCTCTGCATATGGAGATTTTAATTCATTCCCCAGACGTCTCAGAGAGGGATGCCAGAGAACTGGTGTCAAACTCATTGATGTTCCAAATGGGCGAAAGGATGCCGCTGACAAGGCTATCTTGGTTGACATGTTTCTGTTTGCTCTTGACAACCGTCCACCTTCTTCTATCATGCTGATCTCAGGGGACGTTGATTTTGCACCAGCACTTCACATCCTTGGTCAACGAGGATATACGGTGATCCTTGTCATCCCTTCTGGAGTGGGTGTTTCATCTGCTCTTTGCAATGCAGGTAAGTTTGTTTGGGACTGGCCCAGTGTGGCTCGTGGTGAGGGCTTTGTGCCTCCTGCAAAAGCTTTGATGGCTCCTCGTGGAGCACCTGATCTTGCTGGGTACTTAATGGGGTGCCATATTAACGATTGCACAGATCctcaaaatgaagaagaagcaaTTGTTTATAGGGGAATCTTGCAAAGTTATTACAAATCTAAAGACTTCTCCTTTATGTCACAGTCCTTGTCTGAGTATGCTAGTACATCTACAATCAACTTGCCATATCTTCCTCCATCCTTAAGGACCCAAAGTCTACCACCTGGTTTGAATGAAGTTTCAACCGGTCCTGTGTCTTCTGTTGAACAAAATGATTATACCATGTGGGTTCAACCTGGAGATATTAATGGTTTGAAAGCACAGATGGTGAAGTTACTTGAACTTTCTGGAGGGTGCCTGCCTCTCACTCGTGTTCCTGCTGAGTATCAGAAATTGTTTGGGAGGCCCCTGTATGTGGCTGAGTATGGGGCATACAAACTTGTAAACCTCTTCAAAAAGTTGGGTGAGACGATGGCAATAGAAGGGAGAGGCCAAAGGAAATTTGTCTACCTCCGGAACTTGAAAGCAGGACCAAGTGCAGTTCTAGCAAGGAAGGATAAGAAAGTAAAGGGTTCTCAGGAGGAGAATGTGAATATCAGTGGTGCTTGTGGTTCATCAGATGAACTTTCCGATGATGAAAGAGTGGTTGTTGAAGAACATGATGTGGGAAGGAACCAAGTGAAAACAAATATAGGGATGGTGAACCAACCTGAGATTGATGACCAAAATCTCAAGCAGTTCAAGCATGAGCTGCAAGAGATTCTAGTGAGCTATTCTTGTCAGATTTTCTTGGGTTGTTTTGAGGCAATATACCAGCAACGATACAAGAGGGCTCTAGATTATCAGAGGTTTGGTGTGGATCAGCTGGAGGAGCTGTTTGAAAAGATGAGCGATGTTGTTGTCTTGCATGAAGAACCAGTGAGCAGGAGGAAATTCCTGGTTGCAGTAGGTGGCTAG
- the LOC123214981 gene encoding general transcription and DNA repair factor IIH subunit TFB5-like isoform X1 codes for MVNAIKGLFISCDIPMAQFIINLNASMPTSQKFIIHILDNTHMFVQPHVAEMIRSAIAEFRDANSYEKPA; via the exons ATGGTGAACGCCATTAAAGGACTGTTTATTTCCTG TGACATACCCATGGCACAATTCATCATCAACCTAAATGCTTCAATGCCCACATCACAGAAATTCATAATACACATCTTGGATAATACTCACATGTTTGTGCAACCCCATGTAGCTGAAATGATTCGAAGTGCCATCGCTGAATTTAGGGATGCAAATTCCTATGAGAAGCCTGCATAA
- the LOC123214981 gene encoding general transcription and DNA repair factor IIH subunit TFB5-like isoform X2, with protein sequence MSIVVLLLLDIPMAQFIINLNASMPTSQKFIIHILDNTHMFVQPHVAEMIRSAIAEFRDANSYEKPA encoded by the exons ATGAGTATAGTAGTGCTGTTACTGCT TGACATACCCATGGCACAATTCATCATCAACCTAAATGCTTCAATGCCCACATCACAGAAATTCATAATACACATCTTGGATAATACTCACATGTTTGTGCAACCCCATGTAGCTGAAATGATTCGAAGTGCCATCGCTGAATTTAGGGATGCAAATTCCTATGAGAAGCCTGCATAA
- the LOC123214980 gene encoding type III polyketide synthase B, with protein sequence MGSENIPQEAFSKMPNPCKATILALGKAFPHQLVMQDYLVDKYFQNTNCNDPELKQKLTRLCKTTTVKTRYVVMSEEILEKYPELAVEGLPTVKQRLDICNDAVTQMAIEASQTCIKNWGRPISDITHLVYVSSSEARLPGGDLYLARGLGLSPKTHRVMLYFMGCSGGVAGLRVAKDIAENNPGSRVLLATSETTIIGFKPPSADRPYDLVGVALFGDGAGAMIIGSDPNLITEKPLFELHTAIQNFLPDTEKIIDGRLTEEGITFKLARELPQIIEDHIEGFCMRLMDTVALSNKDYNKMFWAVHPGGPAILNRMEKRLELLPEKLNASRRALMDYGNASSNTIVYVLEYMIEEGLKMKKVQQGQGECEWGLILAFGPGITFEGILARNLTV encoded by the exons ATGGGAAGTGAAAACATACCTCAAGAAGCTTTCTCAAAGATGCCAAACCCTTGCAAGGCTACTATTCTTGCTCTCGGCAAGGCCTTCCCTCACCAGCTTGTTATGCAGGACTACCTCGTTGATAAGTATTTCCAGAACACCAACTGCAATGATCCAGAGCTCAAGCAGAAGCTCACACGACTCT GCAAGACAACAACTGTTAAAACAAGGTATGTGGTGATGTCGGAAGAGATCCTGGAGAAATATCCAGAGCTTGCTGTTGAAGGCCTACCTACAGTAAAGCAACGGCTGGATATTTGTAATGATGCTGTAACACAGATGGCCATTGAAGCTTCACAAACTTGCATCAAGAATTGGGGAAGACCCATATCAGATATAACCCACTTAGTCTATGTTTCTTCAAGTGAAGCTAGGCTGCCTGGTGGTGATCTTTACCTTGCCAGAGGACTTGGACTCAGCCCCAAAACTCATCGAGTTATGCTGTACTTTATGGGCTGCTCTGGAGGCGTTGCTGGTCTTCGCGTAGCAAAAGACATCGCTGAAAACAACCCTGGTAGTAGAGTTCTGTTAGCTACTTCAGAAACTACCATTATTGGGTTCAAACCGCCAAGTGCAGATAGACCTTATGACCTAGTTGGTGTTGCACTCTTTGGAGATGGCGCTGGAGCCATGATAATAGGATCAGACCCAAATTTAATCACTGAAAAGCCTCTCTTTGAGCTCCACACAGCAATTCAGAACTTCCTGCCAGATActgaaaaaattattgatggACGACTCACAGAAGAGGGCATTACCTTCAAGCTTGCCAGAGAGCTTCCTCAGATAATTGAAGATCACATCGAGGGGTTCTGCATGAGGTTGATGGACACAGTTGCTCTGAGCAACAAGGATTACAATAAGATGTTTTGGGCAGTTCATCCCGGGGGCCCTGCAATATTGAATAGGATGGAAAAGAGACTTGAGTTGTTGCCAGAAAAACTGAATGCCAGTAGAAGAGCTCTGATGGACTATGGCAATGCTAGTAGTAACACAATTGTGTATGTGCTGGAGTACATGATTGAAGAGGGACTGAAGATGAAAAAAGTGCAGCAAGGTCAAGGAGAATGTGAGTGGGGTTTGATATTGGCTTTTGGTCCTGGAATTACCTTTGAGGGAATTCTTGCCAGGAACCTCACTGTCTGA